One Oncorhynchus clarkii lewisi isolate Uvic-CL-2024 chromosome 28, UVic_Ocla_1.0, whole genome shotgun sequence genomic region harbors:
- the LOC139387466 gene encoding pancreas transcription factor 1 subunit alpha — MDTVLDTFTGLDSFSSPYFDEDDFFTDQSSRDHLDTDEFLDDDVDFLTSHFQDYYKDSRLAHDGDYCEIGNFSFSSSSSTFSYECTDSTSELSPQMGGDVPMLKRRRRMRSDMEMQHLRQAANVRERRRMQSINDAFEGLRSHIPTLPYEKRLSKVDTLRLAIGYINFLAELVQSDMPIRNSDSEAPTQPKKVIICHRGTRSPSPSDPDYGLPPLAGHSLSWTDEKQLKDQNIIRTAKVWTPEDPRKLHMKPSLNNIENEPPFSLT, encoded by the exons ATGGACACTGTCTTAGATACATTTACAGGATTGGACTCCTTCTCTTCCCCTTATTTTGACGAGGATGATTTCTTTACTGACCAGTCCTCCAGGGACCACTTGGACACCGACGAGTTTCTAGATGACGATGTCGATTTTCTCACCAGCCATTTCCAAGATTACTACAAGGACAGCAGGTTAGCGCACGATGGGGACTACTGTGAAATTGGCAActtttccttctcttcctcctcctctaccttctcgTATGAATGCACTGACAGCACCTCAGAGCTGTCGCCTCAGATGGGAGGAGATGTCCCGATGCTAAAAAGGCGGAGGCGGATGAGATCCGATATGGAGATGCAACATTTACGGCAGGCTGCCAACGTCCGGGAGCGGCGGAGGATGCAGTCCATTAACGATGCTTTCGAAGGACTCCGGTCTCACATCCCCACTCTGCCATACGAGAAGAGGCTCTCCAAAGTCGATACCCTGCGCCTGGCCATTGGCTACATCAACTTCCTCGCTGAGCTCGTACAGTCGGACATGCCCATCCGAAACTCGGACAGTGAAGCACCGACTCAACCCAAAAAAGTTATAATTTGCCACAGAGGAACAA GATCTCCGTCTCCAAGTGACCCTGACTACGGGTTGCCTCCCCTTGCCGGCCACTCTCTGTCCTGGACAGACGAGAAACAGCTGAAAGACCAGAACATCATTAGAACCGCTAAAGTTTGGACACCCGAGGACCCACGAAAACTGCACATGAAACCCTCCCTGAACAACATTGAAAACGAGCCTCCTTTCAGCTTAACCTGA